The Diospyros lotus cultivar Yz01 chromosome 15, ASM1463336v1, whole genome shotgun sequence genome has a window encoding:
- the LOC127791880 gene encoding glycine-rich protein 3-like isoform X1, producing MGSKSLLLLGLLLACALLIATEVAAARELAEAASTSKENSKETNGVEEAQYDGGGGYQGGGGGGHYGGGGGHYGGGGGHYGGGGGHYGGGGGHYGGGGGHGGGNCRYRCCHRGYYGGCQRCCSYQGEPMDTGPEAKPQN from the exons ATGGGTTCAAAATCGCTTCTTTTGCTCGGCCTGCTGCTGGCTTGTGCACTTCTCATTGCCACAGAGGTGGCAGCAGCCAGAGAGTTGGCTGAGGCTGCTTCCACTTCCAAGGAAAACT CTAAGGAGACAAATGGGGTGGAAGAAGCCCAGTACGACGGCGGAGGAGGGTACcagggcggcggcggcggcggccacTATGGAGGCGGCGGAGGCCATTATGGTGGCGGCGGAGGCCACTAtggaggcggcggcggccactatggcggcggcggcggccactatggaggcggcggcggccaTGGAGGAGGGAACTGTCGCTACCGGTGCTGCCACAGGGGTTATTACGGGGGCTGCCAGAGGTGCTGCTCTTATCAAGGGGAGCCCATGG